From one Cyanobacterium stanieri PCC 7202 genomic stretch:
- a CDS encoding urea ABC transporter membrane protein (PFAM: Branched-chain amino acid transport system / permease component~TIGRFAM: urea ABC transporter, permease protein UrtC~COGs: COG4177 ABC-type branched-chain amino acid transport system permease component~InterPro IPR001851:IPR017778~KEGG: mar:MAE_06200 UreA transport system permease protein~PFAM: inner-membrane translocator~SPTR: Urea transport system permease protein;~TIGRFAM: urea ABC transporter, permease protein UrtC), with product MVSTAQFIPKNKTRNWWLKVSLIVGIVAILAIVLPFIIPAFRLRLLGRFLALAITALGIDLIWGYTGLLSLGHGIFFGLGGYIFAMYLNLQTAQGGLPSFFTSYGVSELPLIWQPFRTLPITVIGLIVIPGIVAGILGYLVFRNRIKGVYFSILTQAALIVFFNFFNGQQRLVNGSNGLTTETQTIFGTVVSSPVVQITFYELTIVSLILVYLLCFWLTRGRFGRLLIAIRDDETRVRFSGYDPTWFKVVVFSVSGAIAGLSGALFTVQTGIVTPGSSMDVAFSIEMVIWVAVGGRGTLLGAIIGAVLVRSAQTFLSEEFPAVWLFFQGALFLIVVTVLPNGIVGWWREWAWLKIKSLLGLQPTLLTYPEIDLNAEVMVESNQQEED from the coding sequence ATGGTAAGTACAGCCCAATTTATTCCTAAGAACAAAACCCGCAATTGGTGGTTAAAAGTCTCTCTTATTGTGGGTATAGTAGCTATTTTGGCGATTGTGCTACCGTTTATAATTCCTGCTTTTCGGCTCAGACTATTAGGCAGATTTTTGGCTTTGGCGATTACGGCCCTAGGAATCGATTTAATCTGGGGCTATACAGGATTACTAAGTTTAGGTCATGGAATTTTCTTCGGTTTGGGGGGATACATTTTTGCCATGTATCTCAATTTGCAAACTGCACAGGGTGGTTTACCTTCTTTTTTCACATCCTATGGGGTAAGTGAATTGCCTTTGATTTGGCAACCATTTCGCACTTTGCCCATAACAGTCATCGGATTAATTGTTATTCCGGGTATTGTGGCAGGGATTTTAGGTTATTTGGTATTTCGTAACCGCATCAAGGGGGTATATTTTTCCATCCTTACCCAAGCGGCGTTGATTGTATTTTTCAATTTTTTTAATGGGCAACAGCGTTTGGTAAATGGCTCTAATGGTTTAACTACGGAGACTCAGACGATTTTTGGTACGGTGGTTAGTTCTCCTGTGGTGCAAATCACTTTTTATGAATTAACTATTGTTTCCCTGATTTTAGTTTATTTACTCTGCTTTTGGCTGACTAGAGGGCGTTTTGGACGTTTGTTGATAGCGATTCGAGATGACGAGACTAGGGTTCGTTTTTCAGGTTATGATCCTACTTGGTTTAAGGTGGTTGTTTTTTCCGTTTCAGGGGCGATCGCCGGGCTATCTGGGGCATTATTTACAGTACAAACAGGCATTGTCACTCCCGGCAGTAGTATGGATGTAGCATTTTCCATTGAGATGGTGATTTGGGTTGCTGTGGGGGGCAGAGGTACTTTGTTAGGGGCGATCATTGGTGCCGTGTTGGTGCGATCGGCACAAACCTTTTTGAGTGAGGAATTTCCAGCGGTATGGTTATTTTTTCAGGGGGCATTATTCCTGATTGTGGTAACAGTTTTACCTAACGGCATCGTTGGTTGGTGGCGCGAATGGGCATGGTTAAAAATTAAATCCCTATTGGGATTACAACCCACCCTCCTTACCTATCCTGAAATTGATCTCAATGCCGAGGTGATGGTGGAGTCTAACCAGCAAGAGGAAGATTAA
- a CDS encoding phosphoribosylamine--glycine ligase (PFAM: Phosphoribosylglycinamide synthetase, N domain; Phosphoribosylglycinamide synthetase, ATP-grasp (A) domain; Phosphoribosylglycinamide synthetase, C domain~TIGRFAM: phosphoribosylamine--glycine ligase~COGs: COG0151 Phosphoribosylamine-glycine ligase~InterProIPR020562:IPR020561:IPR020560:IPR000115:IPR 020559:IPR011761~KEGG: cyt:cce_1084 phosphoribosylglycinamide synthetase~PFAM: Phosphoribosylglycinamide synthetase, ATP-grasp (A) domain; Phosphoribosylglycinamide synthetase, N-domain; Phosphoribosylglycinamide synthetase, C-domain~PRIAM: Phosphoribosylamine--glycine ligase~SPTR: Phosphoribosylglycinamide synthetase;~TIGRFAM: phosphoribosylamine/glycine ligase), which yields MKALVVGNGGREHALAWKLLQSPQVDQVFCCPGNGGTATLKNCQNIAIAVDDFPAMVELVNKEAIDLVVVGPELPLSLGITDYLREHNIKVFGPDKAGATIEASKSWAKDLMVSANVPTAKSATFTDGEEAKKYIQQQGAPIVVKADGLAAGKGVVVAMTLDEALGAIDELFAQNFSTVVVEEFLTGQEVSVLALTDGVTIRPLIAAQDHKQVGEGDTGANTGGMGAYAPTPLVTPELGDRIYTEVLQPTLKALQDKGIDYRGVLYAGLMITPEGEPKTLEFNCRFGDPETQAVLPMLKTSLFDVLLACADQNLASLPPLEWQEGSAVCVVGASAGYPGSYEKGKEITGITEAENTGATVFHAGTKLSDDRLLTDGGRVLGVTAIADDFQGAIASAYHAMDKISFEGIYFRRDIGHRIMNN from the coding sequence GTGAAAGCATTAGTCGTTGGTAATGGTGGAAGGGAACACGCTTTGGCATGGAAATTATTACAATCCCCCCAAGTAGATCAAGTTTTTTGTTGTCCGGGTAATGGAGGCACTGCCACCCTCAAAAATTGTCAAAATATCGCCATTGCAGTGGATGATTTTCCTGCCATGGTGGAGTTAGTCAACAAAGAAGCCATTGATTTGGTGGTAGTAGGGCCTGAGTTGCCCCTTTCTTTGGGCATTACCGACTATCTTAGGGAGCATAATATCAAAGTTTTTGGTCCTGATAAGGCAGGGGCTACCATCGAGGCGAGTAAGTCTTGGGCAAAGGATTTAATGGTTAGTGCCAATGTGCCTACGGCAAAATCCGCCACTTTTACCGATGGAGAAGAAGCGAAAAAGTATATTCAACAACAGGGCGCGCCCATCGTGGTAAAAGCCGATGGTTTGGCGGCGGGTAAAGGGGTTGTGGTAGCCATGACCCTAGATGAAGCGTTAGGGGCGATCGATGAACTTTTTGCCCAAAATTTCTCCACAGTGGTGGTAGAGGAGTTTTTAACAGGGCAGGAGGTGTCTGTTTTAGCCTTGACTGATGGGGTTACAATTCGTCCTCTGATTGCGGCACAAGACCATAAACAGGTAGGGGAAGGAGACACGGGGGCAAACACTGGTGGCATGGGAGCTTATGCACCTACTCCTTTGGTTACTCCTGAATTGGGCGATCGCATTTACACGGAAGTTTTACAACCTACCCTCAAGGCATTACAGGATAAGGGTATCGACTATCGGGGGGTACTGTATGCAGGATTAATGATTACCCCCGAGGGGGAGCCGAAAACCCTAGAATTTAACTGTCGTTTTGGAGATCCTGAAACTCAGGCGGTGTTGCCCATGCTTAAAACTTCTTTATTTGATGTACTTTTAGCCTGTGCGGATCAGAATTTGGCTTCTTTACCTCCCCTAGAATGGCAAGAGGGCAGTGCGGTATGTGTAGTAGGGGCATCTGCTGGTTATCCCGGTAGTTATGAAAAGGGTAAGGAAATTACGGGCATTACTGAGGCGGAAAATACAGGGGCAACGGTATTCCATGCGGGAACAAAATTGAGTGATGATCGTCTCCTAACCGATGGTGGTAGGGTTTTAGGGGTGACTGCCATTGCCGATGATTTTCAAGGTGCGATCGCCTCTGCATACCATGCCATGGATAAAATATCCTTTGAGGGTATTTATTTTCGCCGTGACATCGGACATAGGATTATGAATAATTGA
- a CDS encoding thiamine biosynthesis protein ThiS (PFAM: ThiS family~TIGRFAM: thiamine biosynthesis protein ThiS~InterPro IPR003749:IPR010035~KEGG: ava:Ava_5046 hypothetical protein~PFAM: thiamineS protein~SPTR: ThiS, thiamine-biosynthesis;~TIGRFAM: thiamine biosynthesis protein ThiS~manually curated), with protein sequence MNITVNGDTHQLETNLLLLQLLEILKFNPRLIAVEYNGEILHRQYWDSTMVQDGDRLEVVTIVGGG encoded by the coding sequence ATTAATATTACAGTCAATGGTGACACTCACCAGTTAGAAACTAATCTGCTTTTATTACAACTTTTGGAGATCTTAAAATTTAACCCTCGTTTAATTGCTGTGGAATATAATGGCGAGATTCTCCATCGTCAATACTGGGATTCTACCATGGTACAGGATGGCGATCGCCTCGAGGTGGTGACTATTGTGGGCGGTGGTTAA